In Isoptericola jiangsuensis, the following proteins share a genomic window:
- a CDS encoding ISL3 family transposase: MSEPTACVSCCPDPRSADPYCVRCDLLVGLESLHVIGVERDDDVLFVVVESTPGLTGCPACGVVAVSKGRRVVELIDAPAFGSPVRLRWRKRRWVCPDPGCEVGSFTEQDAQVAAPRAVLTSRATRWATAQLRSENASVAGLARQLGVSWWTVWNAIRPALAADESRFDGVTTLGVDEHVWHHVSPKDRGPKELTGMVDLTRDDQGRTRARLLDLVPGRSGTVYRAWLDARGEDFRDRVQIATLDPFHGYKNAIDDQLQDATAVLDAFHVVKLAGQAIDEVRRRVQQATLGHRGRAGDPLYGIRNILRAAPERLTDRQVNRLNRAIAADDAHDEVLVAWQAAQQIRTAYRLKDLTQGRRLAERVLASLPSCPIPEIARLGRTLRKWRTAFLAYFTTDRSSNGGTEAVNGLIELARRIARGFRNRDNYRLRMLLVAGGLTP; this comes from the coding sequence GTGTCCGAGCCTACGGCCTGTGTGTCCTGCTGCCCTGATCCAAGATCCGCCGATCCGTACTGCGTCCGCTGTGATCTGCTGGTCGGGCTCGAGTCGTTGCACGTGATCGGCGTCGAGCGCGACGACGACGTGCTGTTCGTGGTCGTCGAGTCGACGCCCGGGCTGACGGGCTGCCCGGCGTGCGGCGTGGTCGCCGTGTCGAAGGGCCGCCGGGTGGTCGAGTTGATCGACGCCCCGGCGTTCGGGAGTCCGGTCCGGTTGCGGTGGCGCAAGCGGCGGTGGGTCTGCCCGGACCCGGGCTGCGAGGTCGGGTCGTTCACCGAGCAAGACGCCCAAGTCGCCGCCCCGCGGGCCGTGCTCACGTCGCGCGCGACCCGGTGGGCGACCGCCCAACTGCGGTCCGAGAACGCCTCGGTCGCGGGGTTGGCCCGCCAGCTCGGGGTGTCCTGGTGGACGGTTTGGAACGCGATCAGGCCAGCCCTCGCTGCGGACGAGTCACGCTTCGACGGCGTCACCACCCTCGGAGTCGATGAGCATGTGTGGCATCACGTCAGCCCGAAGGATCGCGGGCCGAAGGAGCTGACCGGGATGGTCGACCTGACCCGCGACGACCAGGGCCGCACTCGCGCACGGCTGCTGGATCTGGTGCCCGGCCGGTCCGGGACCGTCTACCGGGCCTGGCTGGACGCCCGCGGCGAGGACTTCCGCGACCGGGTCCAGATCGCGACCCTGGACCCGTTCCACGGCTACAAGAACGCCATCGACGACCAACTCCAGGACGCCACCGCGGTGCTGGACGCGTTCCACGTGGTCAAGCTCGCCGGCCAGGCGATCGATGAGGTCCGCCGCCGAGTCCAGCAGGCCACCCTCGGTCACCGAGGCCGGGCCGGCGACCCGCTATACGGGATTCGCAACATCCTGCGCGCAGCCCCGGAACGCCTCACCGACCGGCAGGTCAACAGACTGAACCGAGCGATCGCTGCCGACGACGCCCACGACGAAGTCCTCGTCGCATGGCAGGCCGCCCAGCAGATCCGCACCGCCTACCGCCTCAAGGACCTGACCCAAGGGCGACGACTGGCCGAACGCGTCCTGGCGTCCCTGCCGTCGTGCCCGATCCCCGAGATCGCCCGCCTCGGCCGGACCCTGCGCAAGTGGCGCACCGCGTTCCTCGCCTACTTCACCACCGACCGGTCCTCGAACGGCGGCACCGAAGCAGTGAACGGCCTCATCGAGCTCGCCCGCCGCATCGCCCGCGGCTTCCGCAACCGCGACAACTACCGCCTCCGCATGCTCCTCGTCGCCGGCGGACTCACCCCGTGA
- a CDS encoding toxin-antitoxin system YwqK family antitoxin, whose product MMSPLVVPASGLQFDSDLVTTYNGSVFTGVAFEDLGLLGRSEVSYVDGRQEGVAKDWYPSGAIKVIARYVDGTLHGLLQEFSESGVLEQESRYAYGICVWRRAVDPSGDLSEEEHIDLESEVGRLLVDLRRELDWPEDH is encoded by the coding sequence GTGATGAGCCCCCTGGTTGTACCGGCATCTGGGCTGCAGTTCGATTCGGACCTTGTCACGACATACAACGGATCAGTATTCACAGGTGTAGCGTTCGAAGACCTGGGGTTGCTGGGCCGGTCTGAAGTTAGTTACGTGGATGGAAGGCAGGAGGGCGTTGCAAAGGACTGGTATCCGTCAGGGGCAATTAAGGTTATCGCTCGGTATGTCGATGGGACCCTTCATGGACTATTGCAGGAATTTTCAGAGTCGGGCGTCCTTGAGCAGGAATCGCGATATGCCTACGGGATCTGCGTTTGGAGGCGGGCTGTAGATCCGAGTGGAGATCTCAGCGAAGAAGAGCATATAGATCTCGAGAGCGAGGTCGGTCGGCTCCTGGTCGATCTGCGACGAGAACTAGATTGGCCCGAGGATCATTGA
- a CDS encoding RHS repeat-associated core domain-containing protein: MYGYDMLRRRRVGLGLSAVAAVVALLMGVDVAATTPVVGQAVAAEAAAEAEIDRLEARAENFAETVPDGQVAAATADLTASTWEPTPGPSEAPEEFLPEADLPAVGDPPEAEGSTEPVEEVPADPTDPAGESSARSLAAAGGDSSGSPGDAAGLEVLDLTANPQRLEVDDVALTVASDEQAEGAISVSVERVTPDGSPALLVRIQPVLERAKIDKSVKAGAPDGGVSVNEESDLGVVDVEVDYDEFADTLASTDQIPGGDWESRLTLVEVPSCATWSADCTEQSRVSNVTSDAAAQTLAASVDLSAGTAVTMMLSAGSSGGAGDWGATSLAPAASWGAGGNTGAFSWTYPLSMPQVTGPGPQLDLSYSSAASDGRVASTNNQSGVVGEGWSLTESYIERRFVPCADDQDPVDGKTANNVGHTTGDMCVGEDNATMVLNGAAVDLVKTASGWVPKKVDGTRVERKTGASNGDAEGEYWVVTATDGTIYTFGRGKRTSDGLATGSSWTMPVYGNHEGEAGHKTSAQGGFAASASDQTYRWMLEHVQEPTGGTMTYVYSKETRKYTPNLDDDVVAYTAGGYLSRILYGTRAGAESGSAPVRVDLEYATRCVPGTGVNCDAGRVKQNLSAWPDVPGDLVCYKSANSCGIDAISPSFYTLYRLDRVVTRVLDGSTYKPVDSWKLNQSFVAPGDGSLGDGSGKVMWLASIRHTGHGGTVTTDDDLSNNAVKFAREMLANRVDRDGDGLPPMYRPRMTGIRTESGALITPTYRTECSAGTSPVSSEATDAVLSGNEKLCFPVDWQDDSRPMDWFHKYVVAAVVQNGASTTGAGEVVTGSGQLVTRYEYVGDAKWVKPSGPLTKKKEVTWSEFRGYRTVVTTEGKGSQASSTTTRYLRGLGSGGDFQVGPAGDRITVKDHDAHAGTVVETIVHDGETEDQAVSWSVTSPQAPVVVATGADGTKVTRQAGTTAYGFELDAAGLVAIRTQSATWTDAAGQVVRAEDLGDVSSTTDDTCTQITYAHDDVSTLADRNMIALAGRTQTFAATCAKVTGGQVSRPLDVVSDQVTTYDSVGQPTSVQGLDPDLDRETATVGNGSGAGYVTTQRMTYDAYGRVTGVTDVAGKVTTTSYSPASAVIPATVTTTTPDPDGSGPKPAFSSSVTFDKVTGLMTASTDANGQSTRGTYDALGRLRTVTYPEHAGLGKPSIAYEYTTRANGLNVVLTRTLGADSDDKPVQHVSAEFHDGLMRVFQTQDEVVDTGERRQDDAATRGRLVTQVFYDTAGRVWKETTAQPATGVVSNQPVQPTLVAPSATVYAYDGAGRVTDQIFYTGVEDDHTKEQSRTVTRYDAPYTTVVPPDGGTATTTVTDGRGRTTALWEHKNRPTVSSDRADGHWYVSSTLPGFQPENLATNAYQATTYEFDRLGQLASMSDPGGNAWTYGYDLGGRQVRASDPDAGVTTTRYTSTGQVERTVNGNANATGASTAVREANTLVYSYDALGRPMQVADGAGSVRSTWTYDTTPGPGNKAALGLPSSSTRYQDGEPYTTRIDAYDAAYRATSTTMVLPDDLPGLEGLVERQFTTTYDYRIDGSVRQQVLPGATATDDDAATPDVAVLGSEHVTTFYDDAGLPVWMGGGFGWGTYVADSQFTAEGRPLAMDLGNTYGAVVTYDWDYPTGRLDGIRLDRERFDGRDVNMTYSYDAAGNVTRIRDTPNVGEPASGDSENDDTQCFDLDGLGRLVGAWTQLEATCVSSIDEVDTGDVGGSDASAAPYWQRYTYDQLGNRTSLSAHTITAAAATDDVVRTTYRHAQGAAGPHQVTSVSRQVGPEATVSTAPSVEVASYTYDAAGNQTTRQSSEPVDAADTAQVEADSDGDGLLEAAQLLGWDGEGELATVATTGEGTQGENTIEDGEASFVYSAAGERITRTDATGITVYLPGGQEVHVDQAGAVGVVRYYSFAGQTVAVRTGRGLGGVTSLVCDRQGTPVAAVPNTVWTEDSVTRLYSDPFGADRTPSRTDTDSGETLTGADRLPGDRRFLAGAGGVEDTGTGLVLLGARYYDPGLGRFVSVDPQLDAGTPAQFNAYVYSGNDPVTYSDPSGESWLSNAWNATKSGVSKAAGAVTSFVKDNQAAIVGSVVGGLAFAGCMAVTAGAGSVGCAVAAGAVGGAVSNLWRTKVEKKEPFTWKGFAVETGIGAATGLASAGVSAVVSRFGPSAAAAAANAIRSVSSAVTQRVSSSVSSTVARVAQSRAVAAAKATQQRVAGAVTNLRLNGGRCSFAGVTGVLMADGTAKAIDEVQPGDLVIAADPDTGERHAKKVQAVHGHDDVMITLVLTTAAGERREIVTTEDHPFWSQSDREFERADQLGAGEMVATGDGGTMKVQAVQTREVRFEPAYNLTVEGLHTYHVVSTATTLDTHPTRGPPAIASDAILVHNCPTRNTGANAAAAISDAGSDIVGTAHNALRPSQDWIEKDVVDNYVLRLRAGDKLPSIEVERMKDGTEVILDGHHRYVASRISGIPVEKSYVQYGFDVGEPNWLGVSYGN, translated from the coding sequence ATGTACGGCTACGACATGTTGCGGCGTCGGCGGGTAGGACTCGGACTGAGCGCGGTCGCCGCGGTCGTGGCCCTGCTGATGGGCGTCGATGTGGCGGCGACCACCCCGGTCGTGGGGCAGGCCGTCGCGGCCGAGGCCGCCGCGGAGGCGGAGATCGACCGGTTGGAAGCACGTGCCGAGAACTTCGCCGAGACCGTCCCTGACGGTCAGGTGGCAGCAGCAACGGCCGACCTGACCGCATCGACCTGGGAGCCGACGCCGGGACCTTCCGAGGCGCCGGAAGAGTTCTTGCCCGAGGCAGACCTTCCTGCGGTGGGAGACCCTCCCGAGGCCGAGGGCTCCACCGAGCCGGTCGAGGAGGTCCCGGCCGACCCGACAGATCCCGCCGGCGAGTCATCGGCCCGGTCCCTGGCCGCGGCCGGCGGCGACTCCTCAGGGTCGCCGGGCGACGCGGCTGGTCTTGAGGTCCTCGACCTGACCGCCAACCCCCAGCGCCTTGAGGTCGATGACGTCGCCCTCACGGTCGCCAGCGACGAGCAAGCTGAGGGGGCGATCAGTGTCTCAGTTGAGCGGGTGACGCCCGACGGGTCACCTGCACTTCTCGTGCGGATCCAACCGGTGCTTGAGCGGGCGAAGATCGACAAGTCGGTGAAGGCTGGTGCGCCCGATGGGGGCGTATCGGTCAACGAGGAATCCGACCTGGGCGTCGTCGATGTCGAGGTCGACTACGACGAGTTCGCCGATACGCTCGCCTCCACTGACCAGATCCCCGGCGGGGACTGGGAGTCCCGGCTCACCCTGGTCGAGGTGCCGAGCTGCGCCACCTGGTCGGCGGACTGCACCGAACAGTCGCGGGTCAGCAACGTGACCAGCGACGCGGCCGCCCAGACCTTGGCCGCTTCGGTGGACCTTTCTGCCGGTACCGCGGTCACGATGATGTTGAGCGCTGGGTCGTCCGGCGGGGCAGGCGACTGGGGTGCGACCTCCCTGGCACCGGCGGCATCCTGGGGCGCTGGGGGGAATACCGGCGCCTTCTCCTGGACTTATCCGCTCTCTATGCCGCAGGTCACCGGACCCGGCCCGCAGCTTGATCTGTCCTACAGCTCGGCGGCCTCCGACGGGCGGGTGGCCTCGACGAACAACCAGTCCGGGGTCGTCGGGGAGGGCTGGTCGCTCACCGAGTCCTACATCGAGCGCCGTTTCGTCCCTTGTGCGGACGACCAGGACCCGGTCGACGGCAAGACAGCCAACAACGTCGGGCACACCACGGGCGACATGTGCGTGGGCGAGGACAACGCGACCATGGTCCTCAACGGCGCGGCCGTCGACCTGGTCAAGACCGCCAGCGGCTGGGTGCCGAAGAAGGTCGACGGGACCCGCGTCGAACGCAAGACCGGAGCCAGCAACGGCGACGCCGAGGGTGAGTACTGGGTCGTCACCGCGACCGACGGGACCATCTACACGTTCGGCCGTGGCAAGCGCACCTCGGACGGGTTGGCGACGGGCAGCTCGTGGACGATGCCCGTCTACGGCAACCATGAGGGGGAGGCCGGCCACAAGACGTCCGCGCAGGGCGGCTTCGCGGCGTCCGCGTCGGACCAGACGTACCGATGGATGCTCGAGCACGTCCAGGAGCCGACCGGCGGCACGATGACGTACGTGTACTCCAAGGAGACACGCAAGTACACCCCCAACCTGGATGACGACGTCGTTGCCTACACCGCGGGCGGCTACCTGAGCCGCATCCTGTACGGCACACGCGCTGGCGCCGAGTCGGGATCGGCACCGGTGCGGGTCGACCTGGAGTACGCCACCCGATGCGTGCCGGGCACCGGCGTCAACTGTGACGCCGGCCGCGTCAAGCAGAACCTGTCCGCCTGGCCGGACGTCCCGGGGGACCTGGTCTGCTACAAGTCGGCGAACTCGTGCGGCATCGACGCGATCTCGCCGTCGTTCTACACGCTGTACCGCCTCGACCGTGTGGTCACCCGTGTGCTCGACGGCAGCACGTACAAGCCGGTGGATTCTTGGAAGCTCAACCAGTCGTTCGTCGCACCCGGTGACGGGTCGCTGGGTGACGGTTCGGGCAAGGTGATGTGGCTCGCCTCGATCCGGCACACCGGGCACGGCGGAACCGTGACGACCGACGACGACCTGTCGAACAACGCGGTGAAGTTCGCGCGCGAGATGCTGGCCAACCGGGTCGACCGTGACGGCGACGGGCTGCCCCCGATGTACCGGCCGCGCATGACCGGCATCCGGACCGAGTCCGGTGCGCTGATCACCCCGACCTACCGCACCGAGTGCAGCGCCGGTACCTCGCCGGTCAGCTCCGAGGCGACGGACGCTGTGCTGTCCGGGAACGAGAAGCTGTGCTTCCCGGTGGACTGGCAGGACGACAGCCGACCGATGGACTGGTTCCACAAGTACGTCGTAGCCGCGGTCGTCCAGAACGGTGCCTCCACCACGGGGGCGGGGGAGGTCGTCACGGGCTCAGGTCAGCTCGTGACCCGCTACGAATACGTCGGCGACGCGAAGTGGGTCAAGCCGTCGGGACCCCTGACCAAGAAGAAGGAGGTGACCTGGTCAGAGTTCCGCGGCTACCGCACGGTCGTGACCACCGAGGGCAAGGGCAGCCAGGCGTCCTCCACCACCACCCGCTACCTGCGCGGCCTTGGATCGGGAGGCGACTTCCAGGTCGGGCCGGCCGGTGACCGGATCACGGTCAAGGACCACGACGCACACGCGGGCACCGTCGTCGAGACGATCGTCCATGACGGCGAAACCGAGGACCAGGCGGTGTCGTGGAGCGTCACGTCGCCGCAAGCACCGGTGGTCGTGGCTACCGGTGCCGACGGCACCAAGGTCACCCGCCAGGCTGGAACCACCGCGTACGGGTTCGAGCTGGACGCGGCGGGGCTGGTCGCGATCAGGACCCAGTCGGCAACGTGGACCGACGCGGCCGGCCAGGTCGTGCGTGCCGAGGACCTTGGCGACGTGTCGTCCACGACCGACGACACCTGCACGCAGATCACCTACGCCCACGACGACGTCTCGACCCTGGCCGATCGCAACATGATCGCGTTGGCCGGGCGAACCCAGACCTTTGCGGCCACCTGTGCGAAGGTCACGGGCGGACAGGTGTCCCGACCCCTGGACGTCGTCAGCGACCAGGTCACCACCTACGACAGCGTCGGCCAGCCGACATCGGTGCAGGGTCTCGACCCGGACCTGGATCGCGAGACCGCCACGGTCGGCAACGGCTCCGGCGCGGGATATGTCACCACCCAGCGCATGACGTACGACGCCTACGGCCGGGTGACGGGCGTGACCGATGTCGCCGGGAAGGTGACGACGACCTCCTACAGCCCGGCGAGCGCGGTCATCCCGGCCACGGTGACCACGACCACGCCGGACCCGGACGGCAGCGGCCCGAAGCCCGCGTTCAGCTCCTCGGTGACGTTCGACAAGGTGACCGGGCTGATGACCGCGAGCACCGACGCGAACGGGCAGTCCACCCGCGGCACGTATGACGCGCTCGGACGGCTGCGGACCGTGACCTATCCGGAGCATGCCGGGCTGGGCAAGCCGTCGATCGCCTACGAGTACACCACCCGTGCCAACGGCCTCAACGTGGTGCTGACCCGCACCCTGGGAGCGGACAGCGACGACAAGCCCGTGCAGCACGTCAGCGCGGAGTTCCACGACGGCCTGATGCGGGTCTTCCAGACCCAGGACGAGGTCGTGGACACCGGGGAGCGGCGTCAGGACGACGCTGCCACCCGGGGGCGACTGGTGACCCAGGTGTTCTACGACACCGCCGGACGCGTGTGGAAGGAGACCACCGCCCAACCCGCCACCGGCGTCGTGTCGAACCAGCCCGTGCAGCCCACGCTCGTGGCACCGTCGGCCACGGTCTACGCCTATGACGGCGCCGGTCGCGTGACCGACCAGATCTTCTACACCGGCGTGGAGGACGACCACACCAAGGAGCAGTCGCGGACCGTGACCCGGTACGACGCTCCGTACACCACGGTGGTGCCGCCCGACGGTGGCACCGCGACCACCACCGTGACCGACGGTCGGGGGCGGACGACCGCGCTGTGGGAGCACAAGAACCGGCCGACGGTCTCGTCCGACCGCGCTGACGGGCACTGGTACGTCTCCTCGACGCTGCCCGGTTTCCAACCGGAGAACCTGGCCACGAACGCCTATCAGGCCACCACCTACGAGTTCGACCGGCTCGGCCAGCTGGCCTCGATGAGCGACCCTGGCGGCAACGCCTGGACCTACGGGTACGACCTCGGCGGTCGCCAGGTGCGCGCGAGCGACCCCGACGCCGGAGTGACGACCACGAGGTACACCTCGACGGGACAGGTCGAGCGCACGGTCAACGGCAACGCAAACGCCACCGGCGCCAGCACCGCGGTCCGCGAGGCCAACACGCTGGTCTACTCTTACGACGCGCTGGGACGCCCCATGCAGGTCGCCGACGGCGCCGGCTCGGTGCGCTCGACCTGGACCTACGACACCACTCCCGGCCCGGGGAACAAGGCGGCGCTCGGACTGCCGTCCAGCTCTACCCGCTACCAGGACGGCGAGCCCTACACCACGAGGATCGACGCCTACGACGCCGCCTACCGGGCGACGTCGACGACGATGGTGCTGCCCGACGACCTACCGGGCCTCGAGGGCCTGGTGGAGCGTCAGTTCACGACGACCTACGACTACCGGATCGACGGTTCGGTGCGTCAGCAGGTCCTGCCCGGCGCCACCGCTACCGACGACGACGCCGCGACACCGGATGTGGCGGTGCTCGGATCCGAGCATGTGACGACGTTCTACGACGACGCCGGCCTACCGGTGTGGATGGGCGGCGGCTTCGGCTGGGGCACCTATGTGGCGGACTCGCAGTTCACCGCCGAAGGCCGCCCCCTGGCCATGGACCTGGGCAACACTTACGGCGCGGTCGTCACCTACGACTGGGACTACCCCACAGGACGGCTGGACGGCATCCGGCTCGACCGTGAACGCTTCGACGGGCGCGACGTCAACATGACCTACAGCTACGACGCCGCCGGCAACGTCACTCGTATCCGTGACACGCCCAACGTCGGCGAACCGGCGAGCGGTGACTCGGAGAACGATGACACCCAGTGTTTCGACCTGGATGGGCTCGGACGACTGGTCGGCGCATGGACGCAGCTCGAGGCGACGTGCGTTTCATCGATCGACGAGGTGGACACCGGTGACGTCGGCGGCTCGGACGCCAGCGCCGCCCCGTACTGGCAGCGGTACACCTACGACCAGCTCGGCAACCGCACCAGCCTCAGCGCCCACACCATCACGGCGGCCGCGGCGACCGACGACGTGGTTCGTACCACCTATCGGCATGCTCAGGGCGCTGCCGGACCGCATCAGGTCACGTCCGTCAGTCGACAGGTCGGGCCGGAGGCCACGGTCTCGACTGCGCCATCGGTCGAAGTCGCCTCTTACACCTATGACGCGGCCGGCAACCAGACCACGCGGCAGTCCAGCGAGCCGGTTGATGCCGCGGACACGGCGCAGGTCGAGGCTGACAGCGACGGTGACGGCCTGCTGGAGGCGGCGCAACTGCTCGGGTGGGACGGCGAGGGCGAACTCGCGACCGTCGCCACGACCGGCGAGGGCACCCAGGGGGAGAACACGATCGAAGACGGTGAGGCGTCGTTCGTTTACTCCGCGGCGGGAGAACGGATTACCCGTACCGACGCGACCGGGATCACGGTGTACCTGCCCGGCGGGCAGGAGGTTCACGTCGATCAGGCGGGCGCGGTCGGGGTGGTGCGCTACTACAGCTTCGCGGGGCAGACGGTGGCCGTGCGCACCGGCCGGGGTCTGGGCGGGGTGACCTCGCTGGTGTGTGACCGGCAGGGCACCCCGGTCGCTGCGGTACCGAACACGGTGTGGACCGAGGACTCCGTGACACGGCTGTACTCGGACCCGTTCGGCGCCGACCGCACCCCGTCCAGGACCGATACCGACAGCGGCGAGACCCTCACGGGCGCCGACCGGCTGCCGGGGGATCGCCGGTTCCTGGCCGGCGCCGGCGGTGTCGAGGACACCGGTACCGGGTTGGTGTTGCTGGGGGCGCGGTACTACGACCCGGGCTTGGGGCGGTTCGTGTCGGTCGACCCGCAGCTTGATGCCGGCACGCCTGCGCAGTTCAACGCGTACGTGTACTCGGGGAACGACCCGGTCACCTACTCGGACCCGTCGGGTGAGTCGTGGTTGTCGAACGCGTGGAACGCGACGAAGTCGGGGGTGTCGAAGGCCGCCGGTGCGGTGACGTCGTTCGTCAAGGACAACCAGGCCGCGATCGTCGGGAGCGTCGTGGGTGGGCTGGCGTTCGCCGGTTGCATGGCCGTCACGGCGGGTGCCGGATCGGTCGGGTGTGCCGTTGCGGCGGGCGCGGTCGGTGGCGCGGTGTCGAACCTGTGGCGCACGAAGGTGGAGAAGAAGGAGCCGTTCACCTGGAAGGGGTTCGCGGTCGAGACCGGGATCGGTGCGGCTACGGGTTTGGCCAGCGCGGGAGTGAGCGCGGTGGTGAGCCGGTTCGGTCCGTCGGCGGCTGCTGCGGCGGCGAACGCGATCCGGTCGGTGTCGAGCGCGGTGACGCAGCGGGTGTCGTCCTCGGTGAGTTCGACCGTGGCGCGGGTGGCGCAGAGCCGGGCGGTCGCGGCCGCGAAGGCGACCCAGCAGCGGGTCGCCGGGGCGGTGACGAACCTGCGCCTGAATGGGGGTAGATGTTCGTTCGCGGGCGTGACCGGGGTGTTGATGGCTGACGGCACGGCCAAGGCGATCGACGAGGTCCAGCCCGGCGATCTGGTGATCGCGGCCGATCCGGACACAGGTGAGCGGCACGCCAAGAAGGTGCAGGCGGTCCACGGGCACGACGACGTCATGATCACCTTGGTGTTGACGACTGCTGCCGGGGAGCGGCGCGAGATCGTGACCACGGAGGATCACCCGTTCTGGTCGCAGTCCGACCGCGAGTTCGAGCGGGCTGACCAGCTCGGTGCGGGCGAGATGGTGGCCACCGGTGATGGTGGCACGATGAAGGTCCAAGCCGTCCAGACCAGGGAGGTGAGGTTCGAGCCGGCCTACAACCTGACCGTCGAAGGTCTGCACACCTACCACGTCGTGTCGACGGCCACGACACTGGACACCCACCCCACCCGGGGCCCGCCCGCAATCGCGTCCGACGCGATCTTGGTCCACAACTGCCCGACTCGCAATACCGGTGCAAACGCGGCAGCTGCCATTTCGGATGCTGGTAGCGACATCGTCGGGACCGCTCACAATGCCCTCAGACCATCCCAAGACTGGATCGAGAAGGATGTTGTAGACAATTACGTTCTTCGCCTTCGCGCGGGGGACAAGCTGCCGTCGATTGAAGTAGAGCGCATGAAAGACGGGACTGAGGTTATTCTCGATGGACATCATCGATACGTCGCGAGTCGGATAAGCGGTATTCCAGTGGAGAAGTCGTACGTTCAATACGGGTTCGATGTCGGGGAGCCAAACTGGCTGGGTGTGTCATATGGGAATTGA